One Mugil cephalus isolate CIBA_MC_2020 chromosome 10, CIBA_Mcephalus_1.1, whole genome shotgun sequence genomic window carries:
- the LOC125014693 gene encoding transient receptor potential cation channel subfamily M member 1-like isoform X1 has translation MDSKGPSSTFKRSSLKRSTSGSQKAQRAWIERTFHKRECVHIFPTKDPTRCACGQLTTQHVAIPPGANSIEEANQLVQIDTPKDKWSMIKHTRTYPTDSFGIIEFQGGGFINKAMYIRVSYDTKPDNLLHLMVKDWQLELPTLLISVHGGLQNFDLQPKLKQVFGKGLIKAAVTTGAWIFTGGVNTGVIRHVGDALKDHSSKSRGKVCAIGIAPWGILENKEDLIGKDVTRPYQTMANPLSKLAVLNNSHSHFILTDNGTCGKYGSEVKLRRLLEKHISLQKINTRLGQGVPLVCLIVEGGPNVISIALESLRDEPPIPVVVCDGSGRASDIISFAHKFSEDGGLVNDDVRDQLLVTIQKTFNYSKSQSQQILLMVMECMKKRELITVFRMGSEGQQDIEMAILTALLKGTNASAADQLSLALAWNRVDIARNHIFVYGHNLPPAGAIANTATSGAVVPEKPKSPASAPRNKTRGKKGKGKGKAKPEPPEETDPRKLEMIRWVNSLEQAMMDALVLDRVDFVRLLLENGVNIHHFLTIPRLEELYNTKLGPPNTLHAVVRDVKKGNLPPDYQITLIDIGLVLECLMGGAYRSNYTRKVFRNLYNNLYGLKRPKALKLLGMEDDEPRTKGKKKPKKKKEEEVEIDVDDPEVCRFKYPFHELMLWAVLMKRQKMALFLWQRGEEAMAKALVACKLFKAMAHECSESELVDDISQDLENNSKEFGQLAYELLDQSYKHDEQVAMKLLTYELVNWSNSTCLKLAVAAKQRDFIAHTCSQMLLTDMWMGCLRIGKNPGLKVILGIIFPPLILLLDFRIGDDASYHAPGGKEDGKEKDDDAKSGKDPKSDATSQKGDEEEGSTKVRKIPIGKRFFEFYDAPFTKFWFNTISYLGYLMLYNYIILVKMERWPSIQEWTVIAYILTLGTEKVRQILMSEPGKLKQKISVWMEEYWNITDLAAIITFLLGLMLRLQHEPYMGYGRVIYCIDIIFWYIRVLDIFGVNKYLGPYVMMIGKMMIDMMYFVVIMLVVLMSFGVARQAILHPDEEPTWRLARNIFYMPYWMIYGEVFADSIDRKTRIHIYAMEINPPCGEHLYDEDGKKLPPCIPGAWLTPAIMACYLLVANILLVNLLIAVFNNTFFEVKSISNQVWKFQRYQLIMTFHDRPILPPPLIIFSHLYILFSRLFRRCARKRQEGELDEKDRGLKLRLNPEELKNLYEFEEQCVEEYFREREDEQQSSSDERIKVTSERVENMSMRLEEVNERENTMKASLQTVDLRLAQLEEIHGRMAVALEKLAGVDRLELTRTYSRNSSVCDPSSLLRQGSINSADGYSLYRFHMDMEEFASKQHTDETAKTGLERERSLRQASSTCNLAAKDAGQTLEVGGLQVSRPSSCVDILISPCEPKAASVASSQETLTNVKQGSTMLLNRLSDKNRLRPSSPPKRTKSLRYYPVEDQPASPLTKRRAMSTINVNPSDEPEKAAEPSEKAKLPLGTSSSPKRTKSLKYIPSENQSQISPITKKRAMSGIVYNPAEAGDDEQQNAEYRSLVEQATKSPNQWPENLEYQVHPSTLGHMPKVSTVKSLAQQFQGAASPAELKKRKDAIPPESKGTPPATEPAEDQEKVKAKRNLSDNTEYLTVANEKYLPSHRSQSWNASDRKTKPLVVSKEPRASSSERDLVEASMASAAGLGDEGKKVEAGKIKDDV, from the exons ATGGACTCCAAGGGCCCGAGCAGCACCTTTAAGAGGTCCTCCCTCAAACGCAGCACATCTGGCTCGCAGAAG GCACAGAGGGCTTGGATCGAAAGGACCTTTCACAAAAGAGAATGCGTTCACATATTTCCCACCAAGGACCCGACCAG ATGTGCCTGTGGTCAGCTGACGACGCAGCACGTGGCCATCCCTCCTGGTGCCAACTCCATAGAGGAGGCCAACCAGCTGGTACAGATTGACACACCAAAGGACAAATGGTCTATGATAAAGCACACCAGGACGTACCCAACGGACTCCTTCGGGATAATTGAGTTCCAGGGAGGAGGGTTCATCAACAAGGCCATG TACATACGGGTTTCTTACGACACCAAGCCTGACAACCTCCTGCATCTGATGGTGAAGGACTGGCAGCTGGAGCTTCCCACCTTGCTCATCTCTGTGCATGGAGGTCTCCAGAACTTTGACCTTCAGCCAAAACTCAAGCAAGTGTTTGGCAAAGGCCTGATCAAAGCCGCCGTCACCACCGGGGCCTGGATCTTCACGGGTGGAGTCAACACAG GGGTGATCCGTCACGTTGGAGATGCCTTAAAGGACCATTCCTCCAAGTCACGAGGAAAGGTGTGTGCAATAGGAATTGCTCCGTGGGGGATCTTGGAAAACAAAGAGGATCTCATTGGAAAAGAT GTAACCAGACCCTATCAGACCATGGCGAACCCCCTGAGCAAGCTGGCTGTGCTCAACAACAGCCATTCCCACTTCATCCTCACTGACAATGGAACCTGCGGGAAGTACGGCTCAGAGGTCAAACTCCGTCGACTGCTGGAGAAGCACATCTCCCTGCAGAAGATCAACACTC GTTTGGGTCAAGGGGTACCTCTGGTGTGCCTCATAGTGGAGGGAGGCCCCAACGTCATCTCCATAGCCCTGGAGAGCTTGAGAGACGAGCCCCCCATTCCTGTCGTAGTGTGCGATGGCAGCGGCCGTGCGTCTGACATCATTTCCTTTGCGCACAAGTTCTCAGAGGACGGAGG CCTCGTTAATGACGACGTCAGAGATCAACTTTTAGTGACTATTCAGAAAACCTTCAACTATAGCAAAAGCCAGTCACAGCAGATCTTGCTCATGGTGATGGAATGCATGAAGAAAAGGGAACTG ATCACAGTTTTTCGAATGGGTTCTGAGGGACAACAAGATATTGAAATGGCCATCCTCACAGCGTTGTTAAAAG GCACCAATGCTTCAGCAGCCGACCagctcagtttggctctggccTGGAACAGGGTGGACATTGCTCGCAATCACATTTTCGTTTATGGACACAATTTACCA CCTGCCGGTGCCATTGCCAACACTGCGACTTCCGGAGCCGTGGTCCCAGAGAAACCAAAAAGCCCGGCGAGCGCTCCCCGCAACAAGACCCGTGGCaaaaaggggaaggggaaggggaaggcTAAACCCGAAcctccagaggaaactgatCCTAGGAAGTTGGAGATGATTCGCTGG GTGAACTCTCTGGAGCAGGCTATGATGGACGCTCTGGTGTTGGACAGAGTGGACTTTGTCAGGCTGCTCCTTGAGAACGGGGTCAATATTCACCACTTCCTGACCATTCCCCGACTGGAGGAACTGTACAACACG AAACTAGGTCCTCCCAATACACTGCATGCTGTGGTTAGGGATGTCAAAAAG GGAAACCTTCCTCCAGACTATCAGATCACGCTGATTGACATTGGCCTGGTGCTGGAGTGTCTCATGGGTGGAGCTTACAGGAGCAATTACACCAGGAAGGTTTTCCGCAACCTCTACAATAACTTATACGGGCTAAAAAGG CCGAAAGCGCTGAAGCTTCTGGGAATGGAG GATGACGAACCTCGGACCAAAGGCaagaaaaagccaaaaaagaagaaagaggaagaggtggaaatCGATGTGGATGACCCTGAGGTCTGCCGATTCAAGTACCCCTTCCATGAGCTGATGCTGTGGGCGGTGCTGATGAAGCGCCAGAAGATGGCGCTGTTTCTCTGGCAGCGTGGAGAGGAGGCCATGGCGAAGGCCTTGGTGGCTTGCAAACTGTTCAAGGCCATGGCGCATGAGTGCTCAGAGAGTGAATTGGTGGATGACATCTCCCAAGATTTGGAGAATAACTCAAA AGAATTTGGCCAGTTGGCCTACGAACTACTGGACCAGTCCTACAAGCACGATGAACAAGTGGCCATGAAACTCTTAACATATGAGTTGGTTAACTGGAGTAACTCCACCTGTTTGAAGCTGGCCGTGGCTGCTAAGCAACGTGACTTCATCGCTCACACCTGCAGCCAGATGTTGCTCACCGACATGTGGATGGGCTGCTTGCGGATTGGAAAAAACCCCGGCCTCAAG GTTATTCTGGGAatcatttttcctcctctgattCTCCTGTTGGATTTCCGTATTGGAGATGACGCGTCCTATCATGCACCTGGAGGCAAAGAAGAcggaaaagaaaaggatgatGACGCAAAATCCGGCAAG GACCCAAAGAGTGATGCAACTTCCCAAAagggagatgaagaggagggcaGCACTAAAGTCCGCAAAATCCCCATTGGCAAGAGATTCTTTGAGTTTTACGATGCACCCTTCACTAAATTCTGGTTTAACACT ATTTCCTATCTGGGATATTTGATGTTGTACAACTACATTATCCTGGTGAAAATGGAGCGATGGCCATCTATACAAGAGTGGACTGTCATAGCATATATCCTCACGCTTGGTACTGAAAAAGTCAGACAG ATTCTGATGTCAGAGCCAGGCAAACTGAAACAGAAGATAAGTGTGTGGATGGAGGAGTACTGGAACATCACAGACCTGGCTGCCATAATCACCTTCCTCCTGGGGCTAATGCTACGGCTGCAGCATGAACCGTACATGGGCTACGGCCGAGTCATCTACTGCATAGACATCATCTTCTGGTACATTCGTGTACTGGACATCTTTGGAGTCAACAAATACCTTGGACCCTATGTGATGATGATAGGAAAGATG aTGATTGATATGATGTACTTTGTCGTGATCATGCTGGTGGTTCTCATGAGCTTCGGGGTGGCTCGGCAAGCCATCCTTCATCCAGACGAGGAGCCAACATGGCGCCTGGCCAGAAACATCTTCTACATGCCCTACTGGATGATCTATGGAGAGGTTTTTGCAGACTCGATAGACCGTAAGACTAGAATTCATA TCTATGCAATGGAAATCAACC CTCCTTGTGGCGAACATCTATACGATGAGGATGGGAAGAAACTGCCTCCATGTATCCCCGGCGCCTGGCTCACACCTGCTATTATGGCGTGTTACCTTCTCGTGGCAAACATTCTTCTTGTCAACTTGCTCATTGCTGTCTTCAA CAACACCTTCTTCGAAGTCAAGTCCATTTCCAACCAGGTGTGGAAGTTTCAGAGATACCAGCTGATCATGACTTTCCATGACCGCCCCATCCTGCCTCCACCCCTCATCATCTTCAGCCACCTCTACATCCTCTTCAGCAGGCTGTTTCGACGATGTGCCAGGAAGAGGCAGGAGGGAGAGCTGGATGAGAAGGACCGGGGCCTCA AGCTGAGGTTAAATCCAGAGGAGCTAAAAAATCTGTATGAGTTCGAAGAGCAGTGCGTGGAGGAATATTTCCGTGAGCGAGAGGATGAGCAGCAGTCTTCCAGTGACGAACGCATCAAAGTTACTTCAGAGAG AGTTGAGAACATGTCCATGCGTCTGGAGGAGGTGAATGAGAGGGAGAACACGATGAAGGCCTCCCTGCAGACGGTGGATCTGCGCCTGGCCCAGCTAGAGGAGATCCACGGACGTATGGCAGTCGCTTTGGAGAAGCTTGCGGGCGTGGACAGACTGGAGCTGACCAGAACCTATTCACGAAACTCATCTGTGTGTGacccttcttctctcctccgcCAGGGCAGCATTAACAGTGCCGATGGTTACAGTCTTTACCGCTTCCACATGGACATGGAAGAGTTCGCATCCAAGCAGCACACAGATGAGACGGCGAAAACTGGTCTAGAAAGAGAGCGGAGTCTGCGGCAAGCCTCCAGCACTTGCAATCTTGCCGCCAAGGACGCCGGTCAGACCTTAGAGGTTGGTGGTTTGCAGGTATCTCGACCCAGCTCATGTGTGGATATACTTATATCTCCATGTGAACCAAAGGCTGCTTCTGTGGCATCAAGTCAAGAGACCTTAACGAATGTGAAACAAGGCAGCACGATGCTCCTCAACAGACTatcagacaaaaacagactgagGCCGTCATCCCCTCCAAAAAGGACTAAATCCTTGAGATACTATCCAGTTGAAGATCAACCCGCCTCTCCATTGACAAAGAGGAGGGCTATGAGCACCATCAATGTTAACCCGTCTGATGAACCGGAGAAAGCTGCTGAGCCTTCAGAGAAGGCCAAACTGCCTCTAGGCACCTCCTCTTCTCCAAAGAGAACAAAATCTCTGAAATATATTCCTAGTGAAAACCAAAGCCAGATCTCTCCTATCACAAAGAAGCGGGCCATGAGTGGCATTGTCTACAACCCCGCCGAGGCAGGGGATGATGAGCAGCAAAATGCAGAGTACAGATCACTGGTAGAGCAGGCCACCAAAAGTCCAAATCAGTGGCCAGAAAATTTGGAGTATCAAGTGCATCCCAGCACTTTAGGCCACATGCCAAAAGTATCTACAGTCAAGAGTCTTGCCCAGCAGTTTCAAGGTGCGGCTTCACCAGCAGAGCTTAAAAAGCGAAAAGATGCCATTCCTCCAGAAAGTAAGGGGACACCCCCGGCAACGGAGCCTGCGGAAGACCAAGAAAAAGTGAAGGCTAAGAGAAATCTCTCTGACAACACGGAGTATCTGACTGTAGCAAATGAAAAGTATTTGCCGTCTCACAGGTCGCAGAGCTGGAATGCCAGCGACAGGAAAACAAAGCCCTTGGTTGTGAGCAAGGAGCCCAGAGCCTCTAGCAGTGAAAGAGATCTTGTTGAAGCAAGCATGGCGTCAGCTGCTGGACTGGGGGATGAGGGGAAAAAGGTAGAGGCCGGGAAGATAAAAGATGATGTCTAG
- the LOC125014693 gene encoding transient receptor potential cation channel subfamily M member 1-like isoform X2 → MDSKGPSSTFKRSSLKRSTSGSQKAQRAWIERTFHKRECVHIFPTKDPTRCACGQLTTQHVAIPPGANSIEEANQLVQIDTPKDKWSMIKHTRTYPTDSFGIIEFQGGGFINKAMYIRVSYDTKPDNLLHLMVKDWQLELPTLLISVHGGLQNFDLQPKLKQVFGKGLIKAAVTTGAWIFTGGVNTGVIRHVGDALKDHSSKSRGKVCAIGIAPWGILENKEDLIGKDVTRPYQTMANPLSKLAVLNNSHSHFILTDNGTCGKYGSEVKLRRLLEKHISLQKINTRLGQGVPLVCLIVEGGPNVISIALESLRDEPPIPVVVCDGSGRASDIISFAHKFSEDGGLVNDDVRDQLLVTIQKTFNYSKSQSQQILLMVMECMKKRELITVFRMGSEGQQDIEMAILTALLKGTNASAADQLSLALAWNRVDIARNHIFVYGHNLPPAGAIANTATSGAVVPEKPKSPASAPRNKTRGKKGKGKGKAKPEPPEETDPRKLEMIRWVNSLEQAMMDALVLDRVDFVRLLLENGVNIHHFLTIPRLEELYNTKLGPPNTLHAVVRDVKKGNLPPDYQITLIDIGLVLECLMGGAYRSNYTRKVFRNLYNNLYGLKRPKALKLLGMEDDEPRTKGKKKPKKKKEEEVEIDVDDPEVCRFKYPFHELMLWAVLMKRQKMALFLWQRGEEAMAKALVACKLFKAMAHECSESELVDDISQDLENNSKEFGQLAYELLDQSYKHDEQVAMKLLTYELVNWSNSTCLKLAVAAKQRDFIAHTCSQMLLTDMWMGCLRIGKNPGLKVILGIIFPPLILLLDFRIGDDASYHAPGGKEDGKEKDDDAKSGKDPKSDATSQKGDEEEGSTKVRKIPIGKRFFEFYDAPFTKFWFNTISYLGYLMLYNYIILVKMERWPSIQEWTVIAYILTLGTEKVRQILMSEPGKLKQKISVWMEEYWNITDLAAIITFLLGLMLRLQHEPYMGYGRVIYCIDIIFWYIRVLDIFGVNKYLGPYVMMIGKMMIDMMYFVVIMLVVLMSFGVARQAILHPDEEPTWRLARNIFYMPYWMIYGEVFADSIDLYAMEINPPCGEHLYDEDGKKLPPCIPGAWLTPAIMACYLLVANILLVNLLIAVFNNTFFEVKSISNQVWKFQRYQLIMTFHDRPILPPPLIIFSHLYILFSRLFRRCARKRQEGELDEKDRGLKLRLNPEELKNLYEFEEQCVEEYFREREDEQQSSSDERIKVTSERVENMSMRLEEVNERENTMKASLQTVDLRLAQLEEIHGRMAVALEKLAGVDRLELTRTYSRNSSVCDPSSLLRQGSINSADGYSLYRFHMDMEEFASKQHTDETAKTGLERERSLRQASSTCNLAAKDAGQTLEVGGLQVSRPSSCVDILISPCEPKAASVASSQETLTNVKQGSTMLLNRLSDKNRLRPSSPPKRTKSLRYYPVEDQPASPLTKRRAMSTINVNPSDEPEKAAEPSEKAKLPLGTSSSPKRTKSLKYIPSENQSQISPITKKRAMSGIVYNPAEAGDDEQQNAEYRSLVEQATKSPNQWPENLEYQVHPSTLGHMPKVSTVKSLAQQFQGAASPAELKKRKDAIPPESKGTPPATEPAEDQEKVKAKRNLSDNTEYLTVANEKYLPSHRSQSWNASDRKTKPLVVSKEPRASSSERDLVEASMASAAGLGDEGKKVEAGKIKDDV, encoded by the exons ATGGACTCCAAGGGCCCGAGCAGCACCTTTAAGAGGTCCTCCCTCAAACGCAGCACATCTGGCTCGCAGAAG GCACAGAGGGCTTGGATCGAAAGGACCTTTCACAAAAGAGAATGCGTTCACATATTTCCCACCAAGGACCCGACCAG ATGTGCCTGTGGTCAGCTGACGACGCAGCACGTGGCCATCCCTCCTGGTGCCAACTCCATAGAGGAGGCCAACCAGCTGGTACAGATTGACACACCAAAGGACAAATGGTCTATGATAAAGCACACCAGGACGTACCCAACGGACTCCTTCGGGATAATTGAGTTCCAGGGAGGAGGGTTCATCAACAAGGCCATG TACATACGGGTTTCTTACGACACCAAGCCTGACAACCTCCTGCATCTGATGGTGAAGGACTGGCAGCTGGAGCTTCCCACCTTGCTCATCTCTGTGCATGGAGGTCTCCAGAACTTTGACCTTCAGCCAAAACTCAAGCAAGTGTTTGGCAAAGGCCTGATCAAAGCCGCCGTCACCACCGGGGCCTGGATCTTCACGGGTGGAGTCAACACAG GGGTGATCCGTCACGTTGGAGATGCCTTAAAGGACCATTCCTCCAAGTCACGAGGAAAGGTGTGTGCAATAGGAATTGCTCCGTGGGGGATCTTGGAAAACAAAGAGGATCTCATTGGAAAAGAT GTAACCAGACCCTATCAGACCATGGCGAACCCCCTGAGCAAGCTGGCTGTGCTCAACAACAGCCATTCCCACTTCATCCTCACTGACAATGGAACCTGCGGGAAGTACGGCTCAGAGGTCAAACTCCGTCGACTGCTGGAGAAGCACATCTCCCTGCAGAAGATCAACACTC GTTTGGGTCAAGGGGTACCTCTGGTGTGCCTCATAGTGGAGGGAGGCCCCAACGTCATCTCCATAGCCCTGGAGAGCTTGAGAGACGAGCCCCCCATTCCTGTCGTAGTGTGCGATGGCAGCGGCCGTGCGTCTGACATCATTTCCTTTGCGCACAAGTTCTCAGAGGACGGAGG CCTCGTTAATGACGACGTCAGAGATCAACTTTTAGTGACTATTCAGAAAACCTTCAACTATAGCAAAAGCCAGTCACAGCAGATCTTGCTCATGGTGATGGAATGCATGAAGAAAAGGGAACTG ATCACAGTTTTTCGAATGGGTTCTGAGGGACAACAAGATATTGAAATGGCCATCCTCACAGCGTTGTTAAAAG GCACCAATGCTTCAGCAGCCGACCagctcagtttggctctggccTGGAACAGGGTGGACATTGCTCGCAATCACATTTTCGTTTATGGACACAATTTACCA CCTGCCGGTGCCATTGCCAACACTGCGACTTCCGGAGCCGTGGTCCCAGAGAAACCAAAAAGCCCGGCGAGCGCTCCCCGCAACAAGACCCGTGGCaaaaaggggaaggggaaggggaaggcTAAACCCGAAcctccagaggaaactgatCCTAGGAAGTTGGAGATGATTCGCTGG GTGAACTCTCTGGAGCAGGCTATGATGGACGCTCTGGTGTTGGACAGAGTGGACTTTGTCAGGCTGCTCCTTGAGAACGGGGTCAATATTCACCACTTCCTGACCATTCCCCGACTGGAGGAACTGTACAACACG AAACTAGGTCCTCCCAATACACTGCATGCTGTGGTTAGGGATGTCAAAAAG GGAAACCTTCCTCCAGACTATCAGATCACGCTGATTGACATTGGCCTGGTGCTGGAGTGTCTCATGGGTGGAGCTTACAGGAGCAATTACACCAGGAAGGTTTTCCGCAACCTCTACAATAACTTATACGGGCTAAAAAGG CCGAAAGCGCTGAAGCTTCTGGGAATGGAG GATGACGAACCTCGGACCAAAGGCaagaaaaagccaaaaaagaagaaagaggaagaggtggaaatCGATGTGGATGACCCTGAGGTCTGCCGATTCAAGTACCCCTTCCATGAGCTGATGCTGTGGGCGGTGCTGATGAAGCGCCAGAAGATGGCGCTGTTTCTCTGGCAGCGTGGAGAGGAGGCCATGGCGAAGGCCTTGGTGGCTTGCAAACTGTTCAAGGCCATGGCGCATGAGTGCTCAGAGAGTGAATTGGTGGATGACATCTCCCAAGATTTGGAGAATAACTCAAA AGAATTTGGCCAGTTGGCCTACGAACTACTGGACCAGTCCTACAAGCACGATGAACAAGTGGCCATGAAACTCTTAACATATGAGTTGGTTAACTGGAGTAACTCCACCTGTTTGAAGCTGGCCGTGGCTGCTAAGCAACGTGACTTCATCGCTCACACCTGCAGCCAGATGTTGCTCACCGACATGTGGATGGGCTGCTTGCGGATTGGAAAAAACCCCGGCCTCAAG GTTATTCTGGGAatcatttttcctcctctgattCTCCTGTTGGATTTCCGTATTGGAGATGACGCGTCCTATCATGCACCTGGAGGCAAAGAAGAcggaaaagaaaaggatgatGACGCAAAATCCGGCAAG GACCCAAAGAGTGATGCAACTTCCCAAAagggagatgaagaggagggcaGCACTAAAGTCCGCAAAATCCCCATTGGCAAGAGATTCTTTGAGTTTTACGATGCACCCTTCACTAAATTCTGGTTTAACACT ATTTCCTATCTGGGATATTTGATGTTGTACAACTACATTATCCTGGTGAAAATGGAGCGATGGCCATCTATACAAGAGTGGACTGTCATAGCATATATCCTCACGCTTGGTACTGAAAAAGTCAGACAG ATTCTGATGTCAGAGCCAGGCAAACTGAAACAGAAGATAAGTGTGTGGATGGAGGAGTACTGGAACATCACAGACCTGGCTGCCATAATCACCTTCCTCCTGGGGCTAATGCTACGGCTGCAGCATGAACCGTACATGGGCTACGGCCGAGTCATCTACTGCATAGACATCATCTTCTGGTACATTCGTGTACTGGACATCTTTGGAGTCAACAAATACCTTGGACCCTATGTGATGATGATAGGAAAGATG aTGATTGATATGATGTACTTTGTCGTGATCATGCTGGTGGTTCTCATGAGCTTCGGGGTGGCTCGGCAAGCCATCCTTCATCCAGACGAGGAGCCAACATGGCGCCTGGCCAGAAACATCTTCTACATGCCCTACTGGATGATCTATGGAGAGGTTTTTGCAGACTCGATAGACC TCTATGCAATGGAAATCAACC CTCCTTGTGGCGAACATCTATACGATGAGGATGGGAAGAAACTGCCTCCATGTATCCCCGGCGCCTGGCTCACACCTGCTATTATGGCGTGTTACCTTCTCGTGGCAAACATTCTTCTTGTCAACTTGCTCATTGCTGTCTTCAA CAACACCTTCTTCGAAGTCAAGTCCATTTCCAACCAGGTGTGGAAGTTTCAGAGATACCAGCTGATCATGACTTTCCATGACCGCCCCATCCTGCCTCCACCCCTCATCATCTTCAGCCACCTCTACATCCTCTTCAGCAGGCTGTTTCGACGATGTGCCAGGAAGAGGCAGGAGGGAGAGCTGGATGAGAAGGACCGGGGCCTCA AGCTGAGGTTAAATCCAGAGGAGCTAAAAAATCTGTATGAGTTCGAAGAGCAGTGCGTGGAGGAATATTTCCGTGAGCGAGAGGATGAGCAGCAGTCTTCCAGTGACGAACGCATCAAAGTTACTTCAGAGAG AGTTGAGAACATGTCCATGCGTCTGGAGGAGGTGAATGAGAGGGAGAACACGATGAAGGCCTCCCTGCAGACGGTGGATCTGCGCCTGGCCCAGCTAGAGGAGATCCACGGACGTATGGCAGTCGCTTTGGAGAAGCTTGCGGGCGTGGACAGACTGGAGCTGACCAGAACCTATTCACGAAACTCATCTGTGTGTGacccttcttctctcctccgcCAGGGCAGCATTAACAGTGCCGATGGTTACAGTCTTTACCGCTTCCACATGGACATGGAAGAGTTCGCATCCAAGCAGCACACAGATGAGACGGCGAAAACTGGTCTAGAAAGAGAGCGGAGTCTGCGGCAAGCCTCCAGCACTTGCAATCTTGCCGCCAAGGACGCCGGTCAGACCTTAGAGGTTGGTGGTTTGCAGGTATCTCGACCCAGCTCATGTGTGGATATACTTATATCTCCATGTGAACCAAAGGCTGCTTCTGTGGCATCAAGTCAAGAGACCTTAACGAATGTGAAACAAGGCAGCACGATGCTCCTCAACAGACTatcagacaaaaacagactgagGCCGTCATCCCCTCCAAAAAGGACTAAATCCTTGAGATACTATCCAGTTGAAGATCAACCCGCCTCTCCATTGACAAAGAGGAGGGCTATGAGCACCATCAATGTTAACCCGTCTGATGAACCGGAGAAAGCTGCTGAGCCTTCAGAGAAGGCCAAACTGCCTCTAGGCACCTCCTCTTCTCCAAAGAGAACAAAATCTCTGAAATATATTCCTAGTGAAAACCAAAGCCAGATCTCTCCTATCACAAAGAAGCGGGCCATGAGTGGCATTGTCTACAACCCCGCCGAGGCAGGGGATGATGAGCAGCAAAATGCAGAGTACAGATCACTGGTAGAGCAGGCCACCAAAAGTCCAAATCAGTGGCCAGAAAATTTGGAGTATCAAGTGCATCCCAGCACTTTAGGCCACATGCCAAAAGTATCTACAGTCAAGAGTCTTGCCCAGCAGTTTCAAGGTGCGGCTTCACCAGCAGAGCTTAAAAAGCGAAAAGATGCCATTCCTCCAGAAAGTAAGGGGACACCCCCGGCAACGGAGCCTGCGGAAGACCAAGAAAAAGTGAAGGCTAAGAGAAATCTCTCTGACAACACGGAGTATCTGACTGTAGCAAATGAAAAGTATTTGCCGTCTCACAGGTCGCAGAGCTGGAATGCCAGCGACAGGAAAACAAAGCCCTTGGTTGTGAGCAAGGAGCCCAGAGCCTCTAGCAGTGAAAGAGATCTTGTTGAAGCAAGCATGGCGTCAGCTGCTGGACTGGGGGATGAGGGGAAAAAGGTAGAGGCCGGGAAGATAAAAGATGATGTCTAG